A stretch of the Ascaphus truei isolate aAscTru1 chromosome 4, aAscTru1.hap1, whole genome shotgun sequence genome encodes the following:
- the HTR1B gene encoding 5-hydroxytryptamine receptor 1B, giving the protein MEQYTPCQPAPDNLNVFQTNDSYDGRNCITDLDSYQQESGLSFWKIILTIILALITLATLLSNAFVIATVYQTRKLHTPANYLIASLAFTDLLVSILVLPISTMYTVTGKWTLGQIICDMWLSSDITCCTASILHLCVIALDRFWAITDAVEYTKKRTPKRAVVMIALVWVFSISISMPPLFWRQAKAEEELSVCTVNTDHVLYTVYSTVGAFYIPTLLLIALYGRIYIEARYRILKQSPKTTGKRLTRAHLITDSPGSSSVSSINSRAPDMSSDTGSPVYLNQVKVKVSDALLEKKKIMAARERKATKTLGIILGAYIVCWLPFFIISLVMPICKDACWFHPAIFDFFNWLGYLNSLINPIIYTMANDDFKQAFHKLIHRFRCRS; this is encoded by the coding sequence ATGGAGCAATACACCCCATGTCAACCAGCACCTGACAATCTGAATGTTTTTCAAACCAATGACTCTTACGATGGTAGAAATTGTATTACGGATCTAGACAGCTATCAGCAGGAGTCTGGGCTCTCCTTCTGGAAAATAATACTAACCATTATTTTGGCTCTCATTACTCTAGCCACTTTGTTGTCCAATGCATTTGTAATTGCAACAGTCTATCAGACCAGAAAATTGCACACACCAGCCAACTATCTCATAGCCTCCTTGGCTTTTACAGATCTTTTAGTGTCTATCCTTGTTTTGCCAATCAGCACTATGTATACTGTAACTGGCAAATGGACTTTGGGGCAGATTATATGTGATATGTGGTTATCATCTGATATCACTTGTTGCACTGCGTCTATTCTACATTTATGTGTTATAGCATTGGACAGATTTTGGGCAATCACCGATGCAGTTGAATATACCAAGAAAAGGACTCCAAAAAGGGCAGTTGTTATGATCGCTCTTGTGTGGGTCTTCTCAATTTCAATTTCAATGCCTCCTCTTTTTTGGCGTCAAGCAAAAGCAGAGGAAGAGCTGTCTGTATGTACAGTGAATACAGACCATGTTTTGTACACTGTTTATTCCACCGTTGGAGCATTTTATATCCCCACTTTGCTCCTCATTGCTCTCTATGGAAGGATCTACATTGAAGCCAGATATAGGATTCTGAAACAATCACCAAAGACCACGGGCAAAAGATTGACGCGAGCTCATCTAATTACCGACTCCCCTGGATCCTCTTCTGTATCATCCATAAACTCCAGGGCTCCAGACATGTCAAGTGACACAGGATCTCCAGTATATTTGAATCAGGTCAAAGTTAAAGTATCAGATGCTCTcttggaaaaaaagaaaataatggcCGCTAGGGAAAGGAAAGCTACCAAGACTTTGGGAATTATCCTTGGAGCGTACATCGTCTGTTGGTTGCCCTTTTTCATCATCTCATTGGTTATGCCCATTTGCAAAGACGCTTGCTGGTTCCATCCTGCTATTTTTGACTTTTTCAATTGGCTGGGATACCTCAACTCTTTAATAAATCCAATAATCTATACTATGGCAAATGATGACTTCAAGCAAGCCTTTCACAAACTGATACATCGTTTTAGATGCCGATCCTGA